Proteins from a single region of Lelliottia sp. JS-SCA-14:
- the parC gene encoding DNA topoisomerase IV subunit A, producing the protein MSDMAERLALHEFTENAYLNYSMYVIMDRALPFIGDGLKPVQRRIVYAMSELGLSASAKFKKSARTVGDVLGKYHPHGDSACYEAMVLMAQPFSYRYPLVDGQGNWGAPDDPKSFAAMRYTESRLSKYAELLLGELGQGTVDWVPNFDGTMQEPKMLPARLPNILLNGTTGIAVGMATDIPPHNLREVAKAAITLIEQPKTTLDELLDIVQGPDYPTEAEIITSRAEIRKIYQNGRGSVRMRAVWNKEDGAVVITALPHQVSGAKVLEQIAAQMRNKKLPMVDDLRDESDHENPTRLVIVPRSNRVDMDQVMNHLFATTDLEKSYRINLNMIGLDGRPSVKNLLEILTEWLAFRRDTVRRRLNYRLEKVLKRLHILEGLLVAFLNIDEVIEIIRSEDEPKPALMSRFGISETQAEAILELKLRHLAKLEEVKIRGEQDELAKERDQLQAILASERKMSNLLKKELQADAEAFGDDRRSPLHEREEAKAMNEHDMQPSEPVTIVLSQSGWVRSAKGHDIDAPGLSYKSGDSFKSAVKGKSNQPVVFLDSTGRSYAIDPITLPSARGQGEPITGKLTLPPGATVDHMLMEGEEQKLLMASDAGYGFICTFNDLIARNRAGKAMISLPDNAHVMPPMVIENDSDMLLAITHAGRMLMFPVSDLPQLSKGKGNKIINIPSAEAAKGEDGLAHLFILPPQSTLTIHVGKRKIKLRPEELQKVVGERGRRGSLMRGLQRIDRVEIDSPLRAKSGDSEE; encoded by the coding sequence TTCACTGAAAACGCCTATCTGAACTATTCCATGTACGTCATCATGGACAGGGCACTGCCGTTTATCGGCGATGGCCTGAAACCTGTTCAGCGTCGCATCGTTTACGCGATGTCTGAGCTGGGCCTGAGCGCCAGCGCCAAATTCAAAAAATCCGCCCGTACCGTGGGTGATGTGCTCGGTAAATACCATCCGCACGGCGACAGCGCCTGCTACGAAGCGATGGTATTAATGGCGCAGCCGTTCTCCTACCGTTATCCGCTGGTCGACGGCCAGGGAAACTGGGGGGCACCGGACGATCCGAAATCCTTCGCGGCGATGCGTTATACCGAATCCCGCCTCTCTAAATACGCAGAACTGCTGCTCGGCGAACTCGGCCAGGGCACGGTGGACTGGGTGCCAAACTTCGACGGCACCATGCAGGAGCCGAAAATGCTGCCTGCCCGTCTGCCGAATATCCTGCTGAACGGCACTACCGGTATCGCCGTGGGCATGGCAACGGATATTCCGCCGCACAACCTGCGCGAAGTGGCAAAAGCCGCGATTACCCTGATTGAACAGCCGAAAACCACGCTGGATGAACTGCTGGATATCGTGCAGGGGCCGGACTATCCGACCGAAGCGGAGATCATCACCTCCCGCGCCGAAATCCGCAAAATCTACCAGAACGGTCGCGGCTCCGTGCGTATGCGCGCGGTGTGGAATAAAGAAGACGGTGCCGTGGTGATCACCGCGCTGCCGCACCAGGTCTCCGGCGCGAAAGTGCTGGAGCAGATCGCCGCCCAGATGCGCAACAAAAAGCTGCCGATGGTCGACGACCTGCGCGACGAGTCGGACCACGAAAACCCGACGCGTCTGGTGATTGTCCCGCGCTCGAACCGCGTGGATATGGACCAGGTGATGAACCACCTGTTCGCCACCACCGATCTGGAAAAAAGCTACCGCATCAACCTGAACATGATCGGTCTGGACGGTCGCCCGTCGGTGAAAAACCTGCTGGAGATCCTGACCGAGTGGCTGGCGTTCCGTCGCGATACGGTGCGCCGCCGTCTGAACTATCGTCTGGAAAAAGTCCTCAAGCGCCTGCATATCCTCGAAGGTTTGCTGGTGGCGTTCCTCAATATCGACGAAGTGATCGAGATTATCCGCTCCGAGGACGAACCGAAGCCGGCTCTGATGTCGCGTTTTGGCATCAGCGAAACCCAGGCTGAAGCGATCCTTGAACTGAAATTGCGCCACCTCGCCAAACTGGAAGAGGTGAAAATTCGCGGCGAGCAGGACGAGCTGGCGAAAGAGCGCGATCAGCTGCAGGCGATTCTGGCGTCCGAGCGCAAGATGAGCAACCTGCTGAAGAAAGAGCTGCAGGCGGATGCGGAAGCGTTCGGCGACGACCGTCGCTCACCGCTGCACGAGCGCGAAGAAGCGAAAGCGATGAACGAGCACGACATGCAGCCGTCTGAACCGGTGACGATCGTGCTGTCCCAAAGCGGCTGGGTGCGCAGCGCCAAAGGCCACGATATCGACGCGCCGGGCCTCAGCTACAAATCTGGCGATAGCTTCAAATCGGCGGTGAAGGGCAAGAGCAACCAGCCGGTGGTGTTCCTCGATTCCACCGGCCGCAGCTATGCCATCGACCCGATCACGCTGCCGTCGGCGCGCGGGCAGGGCGAGCCGATCACCGGCAAGCTGACGCTGCCGCCGGGTGCGACCGTGGATCATATGCTGATGGAAGGCGAAGAGCAGAAGCTGCTGATGGCCTCCGACGCCGGGTACGGTTTCATCTGTACCTTCAACGATCTGATTGCCCGCAACCGCGCGGGTAAAGCGATGATCAGCCTCCCGGATAACGCGCACGTGATGCCGCCAATGGTGATTGAGAACGACAGCGATATGCTGCTGGCGATCACCCATGCCGGACGCATGCTGATGTTCCCGGTCAGCGACCTGCCGCAGCTGTCGAAAGGCAAGGGCAACAAGATCATCAACATTCCGTCGGCGGAAGCGGCGAAAGGCGAAGACGGGCTGGCGCATCTCTTTATTCTGCCGCCGCAAAGCACGCTGACCATTCATGTCGGCAAACGTAAGATCAAACTGCGTCCGGAAGAGTTACAGAAAGTGGTGGGTGAGCGCGGTCGTCGTGGCTCGCTGATGCGCGGTCTGCAGCGTATTGACCGCGTGGAGATCGACTCACCACTGCGCGCGAAATCGGGCGATAGCGAAGAGTAA